A part of Falco cherrug isolate bFalChe1 chromosome 16, bFalChe1.pri, whole genome shotgun sequence genomic DNA contains:
- the PTPN7 gene encoding tyrosine-protein phosphatase non-receptor type 7 isoform X6 — MVQACLVCSRVHNSSLSAQAAGADMDKPDKPSPSARKHVHLQERRGSNVSLVLDMSSLGSVEPIQPICTPRDITLKFLRTSSHVLRREELQQHAQSLTQLQEEFLKIPPNFVSPEELEIPGRASKDRYKTILPSMCHCIPLPHICPDPESRVCLRRARNQEEDSYINANYITGYAGRLREYIATQGPMLNTVTDFWEMVWQEEVPLIVMITKLQERKESQVAGSGIVLLIPCSSSQGLCILASMRTTFHLQKCVHYWPEKEGTYGPFTVRVQGLSECVEYVVRDLSIQSPWADTSQKDLSAFAWTVGTVLGHSAPSSGMAHFLVSLAQGSLLGVWQRLKLEFRR; from the exons atggtaCAAGCCTGCTTGGTGTGTTCCAGAGTTCATAACAGCAGCCTGAGTGCCCAGGCAGCCGGGGCAGACATGGACAAGCCGGACAAGCCTAGTCCCTCTGCCAGGAAGCATGTGCATCTTCAGGAGAG GAGGGGGTCCAATGTGTCACTGGTGCTGGACATGAGTTCACTGGGAAGTGTTGAGCCCATCCAGCCCATCTGCACACCACGGGACATCACGCTGAAGTTCCTGAGGACATCCAGCCATGTGCTGAGGAGAGAGGAGCTCCAGCAACATGCCCAGAGCCTGACACAGCTCCAGGAGGAGTTTTTG AAAATCCCACCCAACTTTGTCAGTCCGGAGGAGCTGGAGATCCCTGGACGTGCCTCCAAGGACAGATATAAAACCATCCTCCCCAGTATGTGCCACTGCATCCCTTTGCCTCACATTTGCCCAG ACCCTGAAAGCCGGGTCTGTCTCAGGAGGGCAAGGAACCAGGAGGAAGACAGCTACATAAATGCCAACTACATCACG GGCTATGCAGGGCGGCTCCGGGAGTACATTGCCACACAGGGACCCATGCTGAACACTGTGACTGACTTCTGGGAGATGgtgtggcaggaggaggtgcCCCTCATCGTCATGATAACCAAGCTCCAGGAGCGCAAAGAG TCCCAGGTAGCAGGgagcggcatagtactcctcaTACCATGCAGTTCTTCCCAGGGTCTTTGCATCTTGGCatccatgaggaccacattccatctccag aaatgtgtcCACTACTGGCCTGAGAAGGAGGGCACCTACGGCCCCTTCACCGTCCGTGTGCAGGGGTTGAGTGAGTGCGTGGAGTACGTTGTCCGGGATCTCTCCATCCAG TCACCCTGGGCTGACACGAGCCAAAAGGATCTTTCTGCCTTTgcctggactgtggggacagTATTGGGACACTCTGCCCCATCTTCTGGGATGGCACACTTCCTAGTGTCCCTGGCCCAGGGGTCTCTCCTGGGTGTCTGGCAGAGGCTCAAACTGGAATTCAGGAGGTGA